A genomic segment from Acyrthosiphon pisum isolate AL4f chromosome A3, pea_aphid_22Mar2018_4r6ur, whole genome shotgun sequence encodes:
- the LOC100169630 gene encoding 26S proteasome regulatory subunit 10B has product MTSVIPVDPVREKILQENRKKLIEHKEISSRLKGMREQAKELTKQYDKSENDLKALQSVGQIVGEVLKQLTEDKFIVKATNGPRYVVGCRRQLDKAKLKAGTRVALDMTTLTVMRYLPREVDPLVYKMSHEDPGEVTYSAIGGLSEQIRELREVIELPLLNPELFQRVGITPPKGCLLYGPPGTGKTLLARAVASQLDANFLKVVSSAIVDKYIGESARLIREMFNYARDHQPCIIFMDEIDAIGGRRFSEGTSADREIQRTLMELLNQMDGFDSLGQVKMIMATNRPDTLDPALLRPGRLDRKIEIPLPNEQARLDILKIHAAPITKQGEIDYEAIVKLSDNFNGADLRNVCTEAGLFAIRAEKDYVTHEDFMKAVRKVSDNKNLESKLDYKPL; this is encoded by the exons ATGACTTCGGTTATTCCAGTTGACCCTGTGAGAGAGAAGATTCTACAGGAGAATCGTAAGAAACTTATTGAACATAAAGAAATTTCTAGTCGTCTGAAAGGAA TGCGAGAACAAGCAAAAGAGCTTACAAAACAGTATGATAAATCTGAAAATGACTTAAAAGCTCTCCAGAGTGTTGGTCAa attgtaGGTGAAGTTTTGAAGCAATTGACTGAAGACAAGT TTATTGTAAAAGCAACAAATGGCCCACGGTATGTAGTAGGATGTCGACGTCAACTCGATAAAGCAAAATTAAAAGCTGGTACTCGTGTGGCATTAGATATGACTACATTGACCGTAATGCGTTATTTGCCTCGTGAAGTAGATCCATTGGTTTATAAAATGTCTCATGAAGATCCTGGTGAAGTTACATACTCAGCTATTGGTGGATTATCTGAACAGATCCGTGAACTGCgagaa GTTATTGAATTACCGTTATTAAATCCAGAATTATTTCAACGTGTTGGAATAACTCCTCCTAAGGGCTGCTTACTTTATGGACCTCCAGGTACAGGAAAAACATTATTGGCTAGAGCTGTAGCTAGTCAACTAGATGCCAATTTCTTAAaa GTGGTGTCAAGTGCAattgttgataaatatattggtgAGAGTGCTCGTCTCATTCGAGAGATGTTCAATTATGCTAGAGATCATCAACCATGTATCATATTTATGGATGAAATTGATGCTATTGGTGGTCGTCGGTTTTCTGAAGGAACATCTGCTGATCGTGAAATTCAAAGAACCCTCATGGAACTTTTGAATCAAATGGATGGTTTTGATTCATTAGGTCaa GTTAAAATGATAATGGCTACTAATCGACCCGATACATTAGATCCAGCTTTATTAAGACCTGGACGTTTGGATCGTAAAATTGAAATTCCATTGCCTAATGAACAAGCTCGTTTGgacattttgaaaattcatGCTGCTCCTATAACTAAACAAGGAGAGATTG acTATGAAGCCATTGTAAAATTATCTGATAATTTTAATGGTGCTGATTTGCGTAATGTATGCACAGAGGCTGGTCTCTTTGCTATACGTGCTGAAAAAGATTATGTAACTCATGAAGACTTCATGAAAGCTGTAAGAAAAGTATCAGATAATAAGAATTTGGAATCTAAATTAGATTATAaaccattataa
- the LOC100164939 gene encoding Golgi pH regulator yields MEFSRHFVFDVLVILLSQTVFLMCGWVYFVKKLFKDYEVHHKTIQLIFSVTFCLSCTMFELIIFEIVGILEPSSRYIFWNIILYKMLFMVVVLIPFYLCYFTLSNMYPFFQKKVGILASVIWILYLFLFWKMGDPFPMLPQEKKGHLFIENCISRIGVIGVTVMALLSGFGAVNYPYSSMAYFIKAVTGDDVINVEKQLLQTIDVITAKKKKILLAETNAGVSTFGFMDMLKRVKSNVSSDLRGIKSDIKALEELSRHLFLDTHDLNNTLERTAWAKTWKGKYFNFLGYFFSLYCVWKIIISTLNIMLQRVGKKDPVTRGMEILVELVGIDVDVSFWSQHVSFLLVGCIAFTSIRGLLLTLTKFFYALSSSKSSNIIVLIFAQLMGMYFVSSVLLMRMNMPAEYRAIITEVLGDLQFSFYHRWFDVIFLVSAVSSLTFLTFAHKQSKVDLPPMI; encoded by the coding sequence ATGGAGTTCAGTAGACATTTCGTGTTTGATGTCTTGGTGATTTTATTATCACAGACTGTTTTCCTTATGTGTGGTTGGGTGTATTTTGTCAAGAAACTATTTAAAGACTACGAAGTGCATCACAAAACAATTCAACTAATATTCTCAGTCACTTTCTGTTTATCCTGTACAATGTTTGAATTAATCATATTTGAAATTGTTGGTATACTAGAACCCAGCTCTCGCtatatattttggaatataattctttacaaaatgttatttatggTCGTTGTACTTATACCATTTTACTtatgttattttactttgaGCAATATGTATCCATTTTTTCAAAAGAAAGTTGGAATTTTGGCTTCAGTtatttggatattatatttattcttattttggAAAATGGGTGACCCATTTCCTATGTTGCCACAAGAAAAAAAAGgccatttatttatagaaaactgTATTAGCAGAATTGGCGTCATCGGTGTAACAGTTATGGCATTACTATCTGGTTTTGGTGCTGTTAACTACCCTTATTCTTCAAtggcatattttataaaagcagTAACCGGAGATGATGTCATAAACGTGGAAAAACAACTTCTTCAAACAATTGATGTTATAAcagctaagaaaaaaaaaattttgttggcAGAAACCAATGCTGGCGTGAGTACTTTTGGATTTATGGATATGTTAAAAAGAGTCAAGTCAAATGTATCCAGTGATTTAAGGGGAATTAAAAGTGATATTAAAGCATTAGAAGAGCTtagtagacatttatttttggaTACACACGATTTGAACAACACTCTGGAGCGTACTGCTTGGGCCAAAACATGGAAAGGGAAATACTTCAATTTCCTAGGTTATTTTTTCTCATTATATTGTGTCTGGAAAATAATCATATCCaccttaaatataatgttacaaaGAGTGGGGAAAAAAGATCCAGTTACAAGAGGAATGGAGATTTTAGTTGAATTGGTTGGCATTGATGTTGATGTATCATTTTGGTCACAacatgtatcatttttattggTTGGATGTATCGCATTCACATCAATAAGAGGTCTCCTCTTAACTTTAACAAAGTTTTTCTATGCACTTTCGAGCAgtaaatcatcaaatattattgtattaatatttgccCAACTCATGGGCATGTATTTTGTATCATCTGTATTATTAATGCGTATGAATATGCCAGCTGAGTATAGAGCTATCATTACAGAAGTACTTGGTGATCTACAGTTTAGTTTTTACCATCGCTGGtttgatgttatatttttgGTAAGTGCGGTATCAtcactaacatttttaacatttgcaCACAAGCAGAGTAAAGTAGACCTACCAcctatgatttaa